The sequence gagagagctaagcacaggttaaagagatgtgtattgtcttcagccaggacagttagtgagaatttgcaagcccaggcaagtcgtggggttcaatcgggatcttgggttcatgtcacactatctgtaacccctacgacttgcctgggcttgcaaaatctcactaacttgcctgggcttgcaaaatctcactaacttgcctgggcttgcaaaatctcactaactgtcctggctgttaATTAGATGTGGCTGTTCATTAAACGTTGAGAACGGGGCACCCTTCCGATCCCAGAACCCCAGTGTTGCTGGTgcgtttaggccccgcccctccagctggctgtgtgatcctcgcCAACGTtttgaaattgcacagagtgctgttaaatcaggcaaagtaaagtttatttatttgtcacaagtaaggcttacattaacactgtaatgaagttactgtgaaattcccctagtcgccacagcccggcacctgtttgggttaatgcacctaaccagcagaatgtgggaggaaaccggagcacccggaggaaacccacgcagacacggggagaatgtgcagactccacacagacagtgacccaagccaggaatcgaacccgggtccctggcgctgtgaggcagcagcgctaaccactgtgccaccgtgccgccccatcagcaGAGTAGAAAAGGCAGCTGTGGTTTCACACAGATTTTCTCACCTGATCCAGCACTCCAGGCAATTCTGGGAAAACTGCACccattgtgaagcaccttggaacattTCTTAATGTTATGGGTGTAAGTTGGCGTTTTAAATCATACTTTTATAACACACTAGCTAAGTATTTATTCTCTTATCAAATTTAGTGATTTCTGTTCTTATATCTTCAGGATGAGACAAATGAAATGATGCCTCTGGGAACACAAACAGTCAAACTTTGTGTTTTGCTTTACTTCTTTCTCACTGCAGGTAAGACTTAATTCAAGTCTAACATCATGAAAGACTGCAGTAATTATTAATTGCAaggggagaacaaagaaaatagagATGTTTCCCTGCTATACCAACCAATGGAAATATTCCTTACTTTAACTTTCCAAGTCAAAGCATAGAAATAGGTTCTACCACTTTTATTAATCATAATATAGTTTTAAAAATATACCCATAATCTCCGTAATATTCAcatctctaatttcttctttgCTCCTTGGTGCATGGAACCTCCTTAAAAGTTACCTGTTGATCACCAACATATTCTTCCTCTATCCATTGCTCAAATGTCTGCTTATTTTCATTTTCATGATGTGCTTTGGGGTATTTTATTACACGGGTATTAGAGTGGGAGTTGTTATTGTTCCTCGGAATGAGTTGTTGAACCCTATATGGAATCCTAACTCAGCATTGTTCAAATTCTGCCACATATATGCCAAGTAAAATCCTATGCTTTGCCTCACCTGCATTTTTACATCCACCACGTGAGAGAGAGGTGGTTTCTCCATTAATTACCAATGACACTTGTGGTATGGCCCATTtttatgtaaagtttatttattagtcacaagtaggcttatagtcacactgcaatgaagttactgtgaaaatccccaaatcgccacactccgacgcctgttcgggtacactgagggagaatttagcatggctgatgctaaattctgtgggaggaaaccggagcacccggaggaaacccacgcagacacagggagaatgtgcaaactccacacaagctgggaatcgaaccctgatccctgtgaggcagcagtgctaaccactgtgccaccctatgtgaTATCATGTGGAATCAGTGCAAAGGGAAGGCAGAGAGCAAAAATTGCAAAGAGAAAAACACGAAACTATGAGCTGAGAAcaagaacagatttttttttttaaataggcaAGGGTATAAGCAATTATATGAAGAAAGGAGGTCAATAAAGGATAGAATTTTAGAAATGGATTTACACAGATTTCATTTAACAGATCGGTGCTGGAAGGTATTAAATCATCAATATCTTCTTTTCATGGGGGAAATGATTCACATTGATCTTTCGATTTATTCAATTCATTGAATTACAGACTGCTAACTGAGTTGTACATCCAGCACAGAATTGCATTCATTATTgcattcagggtggcacagtggttagcactgctgcttcacagtgccagggacctgggttcaattcccggcttgggtcactgtctgtgtggagtttgcactttctccccgtgtctgtgtgggtttcctccgggtgtaccagtttcctcccacagtccaaagacgtgcaggttaggttgattggccatgctaaattgaccctttgtgtcagggggactacgaGGGTAAATAtacgaggttatggggataggacctgggtggcattgttgtgggtgcaggctcgatgggccaaatggcctcctactgcactgtagattctgtgattGCAAATAGAAGATTGTGTATTATTTATCCTTTTTGTACTTTCTGCAGTGGGAGGCAAAAACCTGTCTGTCTTCCAAACACCGTCAGAGATCAGAGTGTTGAAGGGGGGCACTGCACGAATAAATTGTTCATACAGCAATACAGTTGAACAATGGAGGATTATGTGGAAACGAAACACAAGCGCAAAACCATTATGTCAACGAATTGAAAATGCAAAGAATTCCACGTCTATCGTCCATTGCACAAAACGTAACTACATTACAGACGCCCCCTCAGCAAAATCCTCATCCTTAATAATCACTGATCTTCATTTCAATGACTCCGACATTTATTCTTGTGAAGTTGCCTATGAGATACCTCCCCCTCAACAGATGGAAAAAGGAAAAGGCACAAGTATCACAGTGGAAGGTGAGTTTCACATCCACAACTCATTTATCACTCTTCTGATTTTAATGCTTTATGTTTATCTCTATATTATAGGTAGAGAATTAGGGGGAAAAATCTCAaatagcaacttgcatttatacagccccTTTAACATAGTTAAACATCTCACGGTGCAGCACAGGAGCAGGTTCAAACAAAATTTGGCACCAAGTCACATAAGAGCAATTACTTGGTCcaaaagtaggttttaaggactgTCTAAAAGgaggagacacagtaagaagtttaacaacaccaggttaaagtccaacaggtttatttggtagcaaaagccacacaagctttcggagctgcaagccccttcttcagcacctgaagaaggggcttgcagctccgaaggcttgtgtggcttttgctaccaaataaacctgttggactttaacctggtgttgttaaacttcttactgtgttcaccccagtccaacgccggcatctccacatcataaaaggaggagagacagatagagaggcagTAAGGCTCAGGGATGGAATTACACAGCTTCAGGCCTTGACATGTGCAAGAACAGTCCAGAACTAGAGAAGCTGGAGGGGATGACGGAGAGGCACACTcagagagggatttgaaaacaaggttgagaatttGAAAGTTGAGGCACTGTCAGTCAGGAAGCCTGCATAGCACAGACGGGCAAATGGAACTTGGTCCTGGATAATTACAGGCAAAAAACatcaaagggtggaattctctcacccttcccgccagcaggatTTCTGTCCTGCCGAAGGgtgacaccacccaccccccctccctccctccccccaaccccccaccccctttccctgaGGGTGGGACAAGTGAGACACACAAAACACCCGTAGACATTGGTGgtaccggaagatcccaccaggggCCAATGAcaagctgcctctgccactggaaaacacacccagggagggggtgtgagtcCTGGCCTAGCTGCATTCAATGTGTTGTAAAAGAGCAGACTGTACTGAAGGGTAAGCTATACATCTGCCTTACGTTGAGGCTGCCTCTCACTTGTTTCAGACAGGTGGGCTACACACCCATTTGCAGGTTCGCCTGAAAATGATGTCAAGTGGGCCCTTGGGCATCAAGGGGGTGGCCGCTATGCCTCTTCGATTTTCAATTGGCAGCCTTTTGTTTTTCAGATGAGTGACACATAGTTGAAAATTGCTCCTTGCATGTCCCCAAGAAGCCCGAGGGAATATTCAGTACAAACTAGCAAACAGCCTAAACCATTAGAAGTCTAATAACTTGTTACAATTGATTTTCAGCTTCTCCCACTGTTCAGTTAAGAGCAGAGACTTTGCCTTACCCTCATGAAGGTATACAGCTAATCTGCATCTCACTGGAGTTCTACCCTGAGAACATTCAAGTGTCCTGGTTTCAAGATGGACAGTTGATCACCAATGGCACCAAGAATGGGAGGCTCTGTGCTAACACTGATGGCTCATTCTCCATTATAAGCTTCCTGAATCTTTCTCTATTTGACTGGAATGAAGGCAGGAATTATTCCTGTCAAGTGAACCACTCAACACTGTCTACACCCATCACTGAAAGGATTTCTGCTCCGAATGAAGGTAAAAATGTCAGTTCGTTTTGTTATAAAAATCTTTGGACTCTGCAGACTTGTGGAATTTTAAGTTATGTGATTCCAATTACTTTGGGGTAGGATATACATACGAATGTTGCACTTGTatcattctttctccatccaTATCCCCCTTCCATGCCCAAACCTGACCtcgaccctggaaaaaagctgttACCTCATTCACTTATAACTGCACTCTCAGAATCCCAACTCTCTAACCTTTGTGGCTCCATTTGCCACAATGTGCCTGCAGCTACTGATCTGCACAACTGCACCTTCACCTTCCATCTTGGATGTCCTGCTTTTTAATAAGACCAGTCCTCTCTCACCATTACTCTCACACATGTGCAATTTGGCCATTAAGATCAAGGTGAACCGATCAGCTCActctgctgcttctctctcttcCACAAACCCAATG is a genomic window of Mustelus asterias chromosome 17, sMusAst1.hap1.1, whole genome shotgun sequence containing:
- the LOC144506192 gene encoding immunoglobulin kappa light chain-like is translated as MLRSTSELQRDSSSLQENRTELTDSQLLLVPFSSLVKIKHLALEFKSDETNEMMPLGTQTVKLCVLLYFFLTAVGGKNLSVFQTPSEIRVLKGGTARINCSYSNTVEQWRIMWKRNTSAKPLCQRIENAKNSTSIVHCTKRNYITDAPSAKSSSLIITDLHFNDSDIYSCEVAYEIPPPQQMEKGKGTSITVEASPTVQLRAETLPYPHEGIQLICISLEFYPENIQVSWFQDGQLITNGTKNGRLCANTDGSFSIISFLNLSLFDWNEGRNYSCQVNHSTLSTPITERISAPNEGPPSDNLFWISPTVSCLIALMVFVIIAVFWACLIAKKMVSSTKESAVPDSGQSGREQPNTDDTVIYSLLGPELSYHI